In one Chloroflexota bacterium genomic region, the following are encoded:
- a CDS encoding L,D-transpeptidase, translating into MTPTATFTPSITPTPLPTNTPQPTQPPPTPTTIKTQPPASISTGERWIDIDLSDQRLYAYVDDDLVKSFVVSTGTWQFPTVTGQFHIYVKYLHADMAGPGYYLPDVPYTMYFYKGYGIHGTYWHNNFGTPMSHGCVNMITDDAGWIYNWASVGTMVSVHP; encoded by the coding sequence CTGACACCAACCGCGACGTTCACACCTTCGATCACCCCAACGCCACTCCCCACAAACACCCCCCAACCGACGCAACCGCCGCCCACCCCAACAACGATCAAAACCCAACCGCCTGCGTCTATAAGCACCGGCGAACGCTGGATTGATATTGATCTCTCCGACCAACGTCTATACGCATACGTTGACGATGATCTGGTAAAATCTTTTGTAGTTTCCACCGGAACCTGGCAGTTTCCCACTGTCACCGGGCAGTTTCATATTTACGTCAAATATCTGCATGCCGATATGGCTGGGCCGGGCTATTACCTGCCCGATGTGCCCTACACGATGTACTTCTATAAAGGTTATGGCATCCACGGCACGTATTGGCATAATAACTTCGGAACACCAATGAGCCACGGCTGCGTGAATATGATCACCGATGACGCTGGATGGATTTACAACTGGGCATCAGTAGGCACAATGGTGAGCGTGCATCCATAA
- a CDS encoding L,D-transpeptidase family protein, with protein sequence MDLQLGISRHNGERASINMADSISRRDFLKLSGVSVLGLGLAPFKQFFPVSESVQQGRAIYEEITVYEEPSLSGAMVRQIWEDTVFPIAEVVFGDEEPAHNRVWFRLAEREYVHSGGVQPVETRLNAPVYNFPPEGKLAEITVPYTDAFRKADTRSNTAYRFYYETTHWVMDMLLDAYAVPWYRVTDDRWEFEYYVQARYLRIIPDEELGPLSPNIPEEAKRIEVDTTEQLVTAYEYDEPIIMIKASTGAEYSTGKFFTPLGRHYTYHKMPSRHMAAGNLARNGFDLPGIPWVSYITDTGVAFHGTYWHNDYGKPRSHGCINLPSQAAKWLYRWTLPVVPASERRVQEETGTRVDVI encoded by the coding sequence ATGGATTTACAACTGGGCATCAGTAGGCACAATGGTGAGCGTGCATCCATAAATATGGCCGATTCGATCTCGCGCAGAGATTTTCTAAAATTAAGCGGGGTGAGCGTTCTAGGCCTGGGGCTGGCTCCGTTTAAGCAGTTTTTCCCAGTCTCCGAGTCCGTCCAGCAAGGACGCGCCATCTACGAGGAGATCACGGTATACGAAGAGCCATCGCTGAGCGGCGCGATGGTACGGCAAATTTGGGAAGATACCGTTTTCCCCATTGCCGAAGTCGTGTTCGGGGACGAAGAGCCCGCTCACAACCGCGTCTGGTTTCGCCTTGCCGAGAGAGAATATGTCCACTCCGGGGGTGTGCAACCCGTCGAAACTCGGCTCAATGCCCCGGTTTATAATTTTCCGCCCGAAGGCAAACTTGCCGAAATCACTGTACCCTATACCGATGCCTTTCGCAAAGCCGATACCCGCAGCAATACTGCCTACCGTTTTTACTACGAAACCACCCATTGGGTCATGGATATGCTACTCGATGCCTACGCCGTGCCGTGGTATCGCGTGACCGATGATCGCTGGGAATTTGAATACTATGTCCAGGCGCGCTATTTACGCATCATTCCAGATGAAGAATTAGGTCCGCTCTCGCCGAATATCCCGGAGGAAGCCAAACGTATCGAAGTGGATACCACTGAACAATTGGTGACTGCCTACGAATATGATGAACCCATTATTATGATTAAGGCCTCCACCGGTGCGGAATATAGCACTGGTAAGTTTTTTACACCCCTGGGACGACACTATACTTACCACAAGATGCCCTCACGCCACATGGCCGCCGGGAATTTAGCCCGCAATGGTTTCGACTTGCCGGGCATTCCCTGGGTAAGCTATATTACCGATACTGGTGTTGCTTTCCACGGCACATACTGGCATAATGATTATGGCAAACCGCGCAGTCATGGCTGTATTAACCTGCCATCGCAAGCCGCTAAATGGCTTTACCGCTGGACTTTGCCGGTGGTACCTGCCAGCGAGCGACGCGTCCAGGAGGAAACGGGGACGCGGGTCGATGTCATATAA
- a CDS encoding tetratricopeptide repeat protein: MNASNIINVSEANFEYEVIEYSQETPVLVDFWAEWCIPCKTLEPVLRSLALQGDGSFRLARLNVDENQKLAMRLNVRAIPAVKAFRESHIIAEFNGIKSENEIKKFIQHIIPSYADLILDKGNSLLVLEQWENAASAFREVLSERSKHPGALLGLAKSLLAMNQLDDALDILGNFPTSREYTASEKLIPLAKALQRPEYSGSDELAPLEATYQHALRLIRRGNFPAAMDGILAVLKQERNYRDHEARQVLLGLFEILGDENNITRQYRNELASVLF; the protein is encoded by the coding sequence ATGAATGCGTCAAATATTATCAACGTCAGCGAAGCTAATTTCGAATACGAAGTTATTGAATATTCGCAAGAAACACCTGTCTTGGTTGATTTTTGGGCAGAGTGGTGCATTCCTTGTAAAACTCTAGAACCTGTTCTGCGCTCGTTGGCACTTCAGGGTGATGGCAGTTTTCGCTTGGCGCGTCTGAACGTGGATGAAAATCAAAAACTGGCTATGCGCCTGAATGTGCGCGCCATCCCCGCTGTAAAAGCCTTCCGTGAGAGTCACATCATTGCCGAATTTAACGGCATCAAATCAGAGAATGAGATCAAAAAATTTATCCAACATATCATTCCCAGCTATGCTGATCTAATTCTTGATAAGGGCAATAGCCTGCTGGTTTTGGAGCAATGGGAAAATGCAGCCAGCGCCTTTCGTGAAGTTCTATCCGAACGCTCCAAACACCCGGGCGCATTACTCGGATTAGCAAAAAGTCTTCTCGCCATGAATCAGCTTGACGACGCTCTGGATATTCTTGGAAATTTTCCAACCAGTCGTGAATATACAGCCTCTGAAAAACTGATACCGCTGGCTAAAGCCTTGCAGCGCCCTGAATATAGTGGCAGTGATGAACTTGCACCACTTGAGGCCACATACCAGCACGCACTCCGCCTGATCCGGCGAGGAAATTTCCCCGCTGCGATGGATGGCATCCTGGCAGTTCTGAAACAGGAAAGAAACTACAGGGATCATGAAGCCCGCCAGGTCTTGTTAGGTTTATTTGAAATACTCGGCGACGAAAATAATATTACGCGCCAATATCGTAATGAACTCGCTTCGGTACTCTTCTGA